One Zeugodacus cucurbitae isolate PBARC_wt_2022May chromosome 3, idZeuCucr1.2, whole genome shotgun sequence genomic region harbors:
- the LOC105218340 gene encoding malate dehydrogenase, mitochondrial: MNSLKVRQITRLARNFGTTTKNNFKVAVVGASGGIGQPLSLLLKRHELVSKLSIYDVMRTPGVFTDLSHIDTKASIEGFQCAENLPAALDEAQVVLLVGGVARQPGMKRDDLFNKNASVVEEVTTVVAAKCPKALFAIVTNPVNSCVPLAAEILKKKNVFDPKRLFGVTTLDLVRSRTFISEILKVAPSKVLMPVIGGHSGITIVPVLSQCKPPLKLDKEKTKKLVERIQHAGTEVVKAKDLDGGGSATLSMAHSAAVFTDALLKGLKGDCPPVKCSYVASDVTECAFFSTALKLGKNGVEKNLGLPKLNEDEEKLFCAAVEQLKKDIQKGVDYFKKKNKDDKKGKKC; encoded by the exons ATGAATAGCTTAAAGGTTCGGCAGATCACACGACTTGCGCGCAACTTCGGCACAACCACGAAA AATAATTTTAAAGTGGCTGTGGTTGGTGCTTCTGGTGGCATAGGGCAACCATTGTCTTTGCTATTGAAGCGTCACGAACTGGTGTCTAAGCTCTCCATATACGATGTTATGCGGACGCCTGGTGTGTTCACAGATCTGTCACATATCGATACAAAGGCGAGTATTGAGGGCTTTCAATGTGCCGAAAACTTACCAGCCGCTTTGGATG AGGCGCAAGTTGTATTGCTTGTCGGCGGTGTGGCACGTCAGCCCGGTATGAAGCGTGACGATCTATTTAATAAGAATGCGAGTGTTGTGGAGGAGGTTACAACGGTTGTGGCGGCAAAATGTCCGAAAGCGCTATTTGCCATAGTAACAAATCCCGTTAATTCTTGCGTACCGCTGGCAGctgaaattctaaaaaaa AAGAATGTCTTCGACCCCAAACGTTTGTTTGGCGTGACCACACTCGATTTAGTACGTTCACGCACTTTTATTAGTGAAATATTGAAGGTAGCGCCCTCTAAAGTACTTATGCCCGTTATTGGTGGTCATTCTGGCATAACAATTGTGCCAGTACTCTCACAATGCAAGCCGCCGTTGAAACTCGATAaggaaaagacaaaaaaattggtCGAACGTATACAACATGCCGGCACAGAGGTAGTTAAGGCTAAAGATCTGGATGGTGGCGGTTCCGCGACGCTCTCAATGGCACATTCAGCGGCCGTCTTCACAGATGCTTTGCTGAAAGGTCTGAAGGGCGATTGTCCGCCGGTGAAGTGTTCGTATGTGGCTTCCGATGTTACTGAGTGTGCTTTCTTCTCGACGGCCTTGAAGTTGGGCAAAAATGGTGTGGAAAAGAATCTGGGTTTGCCGAAGTTGAATGAAGATGAGGAGAAATTGTTTTGCGCAGCGGTGGAGCAGTTGAAAAAGGATATCCAAAAGGGTGTAgattattttaaaaagaaaaacaaagatgACAAGAAGGGTAAGAAGTGTTAA